The Streptococcus parasanguinis genomic sequence CCTACTTGAAATTGGTTTAGTGAAAGCTTACTTGGATCAAGTCTTTGTCCGTCTTGTTGAGAGAAAACAACAAAAAGTGACAGTGAAATTTGAACCTATTGCCAAACAACTGTTTTTAACACAGGATTATTTCAAAGCTCTGTCAATGACACAGTTAAAGGCACAGATTGCAGAAGAAAAGGGATTGATTGAAGTGATCTTCGATATTCGAAATAAGAAAGATTTTGAAATTTTGGAAGCTCTGAAGCAATTTGGTCAAACCTTATTGGAAATTAAACAGGAAAAAGAAGAGGACTAGAAGTTCTTAGCTCATTTTTCGCATTTTATGGATAAAAAATGATACAATACTATGTTAGAGGTGACAGTATGAGATTAGATAAATATTTAAAAGTTTCTCGCATTATTAAGCGTCGTCCTGTTGCAAAGGAAGTTGCAGATAAAGGGCGGATCAAAGTCAATGGAGTATTAGCCAAAAGTTCAACGGATTTGAAAGTGAATGATCAAATTGAAGTTCGTTTTGGAAATAAAGTATTGACGGTTAAAGTCTTGGAAATGTTGGATAGTACAAAAAAAGAAGATGCATCCAAAATGTACGAAATAATTAGTGAAACAAGGATAGAAGAAGATGCCTAAAAATATCGTTCAAATGAACAATAAATATATCAAAGACGAAAGTCAGCGAAAACGTTTTTTAGAAGAAGAAAGAAAAAAACGCAATCGTTTTCTAGGGCTCGTTTTGATATTGGTCATGTTACTGTTTATTCTTCCAACTTATAATTTAGCCCAGAGCTATCAATCGCTACAAGATAAAAAAGAACAATACAAACAGTTGGAAAAAGAGTATAAAGAAACAAGTGAACAAAAAGAATACCAACAAGACATCGCTAAAAAATTAAAAGACGATGATTATGCAACAAAATATGCACGCGCAAAGTATTCTTTTTCAAAAGATGGTGAATATGTTTATACCATCCCAGATTTACTCCCCCAATAACCGATGGAAAATATCTTACAAACAGTTAAACAATTTCTTGAATTTTCAGATGAAAAATTAGAGGAATTAAAAAAGAAAAACCAAATGATCAAACTTCAAAAGGATGAAAAGGAAAGGAATACAGGTGTCTAAACGATTTCTGCTCCTATTGTTAGTTCCAATTTTATTTATTGGGTCTCAAGCAGCGAGTATCGAGCAGTCTGAGTTTTCTCAGACAATGGCTCATCCATCAGAACTTTATTTTTCTTCAATTCCAGCGAATCCTAATGTCTATCGCAAAATTTCTGTTTTTTCTGATCCTCAGTTGAAAAAAGCAAAAGGAGAAATTCTTCCCAACACACCGTTTACAATCGAACAACTCTTTGTAAATGATGAAGGGAAAGCTGTATTTAAAATAGCAGATAAAGGATATGTATTAGCAGATTCTTCTGTCATTTTTTCTGATGTTGTGCAAGAAACACAAGAAAAAAAACAAGAAATGTGGCTAAAACCTGGTTTTAAAGTGTACGACCGACCCTTAATAAATGGTGCAAAAGAAAAAAGTACACCTCTTTCTCCTTATACAAAAGTGACAGTCTTACGTACAGCTAAGACTTTACGAGATGAGTTTGTGGAGATTGAAGGTCAGGGCTGGGTGAACAAAGCATTCGTTACTGAAAAAGATAATCGAATGGAAAAAGTTCAGGACTTGTTAAATAGTAAATACAATTCTCCTTCGTATGGAATCTATGTAAAACAATTAGAGACTGGAAATACTGCTGGAATCAATCCGCAAAAAGAAATGTATTCTGCCAGTGTAACGAAATTACCATACTTGTACTACGTCCAAGAACAGCTCAATAAAAAAGCCATTTCCCCAACTACAACCTACAAATATATTCCAGAAGTAAATGATTTCAAAGGAGGCTATGAACCAGAAGGAAGTGGTAGTCTTTCAAAAACACCCGATGGAAAAGAATACAGTGTTCAAGAGTTGGTAGATAAGATTGCAAAAGAATCAGATAATGTTGGACATAATATCTTGAATTATTATGTCACTCATCAATCAGATCAAGACTTCCAAAAAACTTTGGATAGGATTGCAAAGAAACATTGGGATGTTGAAAAAAGAGAAGCATCCGCTGAAATGGCTGGCAATGTCATGGAGGCTGTCTATCAACAAAATGGCTCTATTATTGATGCGCTCTCCTCTACAAAATATGATGATCAACGGATTGCGCGTGACCTTCCAGTAAAAGTTGCTCATAAAATTGGAGATGCCTATGATTTCAGACATGATGTTGCGATTGTATACACAAATTCACCCTATGTAATAGCCATTTTTACAGATCATTCGAATTATGATACGATTTCCAACATTTCAAAAGATATCTATGAGGTATTGAAATAATGGAAAAGCGATTTTTAGAGTTTTGTGAAAAACAATATCTATTTACTCCCCATCGCCGTGTTTTAGTTGCCTTATCTGGTGGATTGGATTCAATGAATCTGTATGAACTTTTATATAAGAATAAAGAACGATTGAAAATCCATCTGGTACTCGCTCATGTCAATCATGGACAAAGACCAGAATCGGATTTAGAAGAAAGTGAACTTCGAACGCTAGCTGATAGGCGAGAGACACGTATCCATGTGGCTCACTATTCGGGTGATTTTACAGAAGCAAAAGCTCGTACCTTTCGTTATGATTTTTTTAAACAGATTATGGAGAAAGAGGATTGCACCGCTTTAGTAACAGGTCATCATGCAAACGATCAAGCCGAAACAACTTTCATGCGCTTGATACGAGGAACAAAATTACGCCATTTAAGTGGTATTCCTGTACGCCAACCATTTGGTAAGGGTGAGTTAATCCGTCCTTTGTTAACTTTTACCAAAGATGAGTTGATGAAAATCCCTCACTTTGAAGACAGTAGCAATGACTCACAGGACTATTTTCGAAATCGTGTACGCCATCAATACCTTCCAGAATTTGAAAAAGAAAATCCCCAAATGCAAGCAAGTCTTCGCTATTTAGCAGAGGAAGTGAATCGTTGGCACCAAGCACTAAAAGAATTGACTAGCAAGTTAAGCATTCAAGATTTAGCTTCTTTTAGAAAGTATTCTCATTCTGTACAATCATTCTTATTAGAAGAGTATTTGGCACAATTTCCAGATTTGCAACTTGGTAGGGCCCAGTTTCAAGAATTATTAGATTTACTGCGAAAAAAAAGAAATTGCATTCATTATTTAAAGTCGAATTATGAACTACATCAAGAATATGATTTCTTTGAAATACGAAAAATCAGTCAAAAGTCGGATGACCAACCCCTTCCTTTTTTGTTAGAATTTGGGAATATCTTTGATATTGCAAATTATAAACTATCTTTTGGACAACCATTAGTAGGGGAAAATGTAGAAATTCTTTCTGTTTCACGCGAAACTCCCATCTTAATTAGAGGGAGAAAGGAAGGAGATCACCTGCTTGTTAATGGCCACCATCAAAAATTAAGACGGTGGTTTATCAACCATAAAATTCCAATTTCGCTTCGGCAAAAAGCTCTCATTATAGAACAGAATCATAATATTCTTTCTGTAGTGGGATTGGTAACGAGTGATTTGAGTAAGCCCTCAAAAAGTGGTATAATGAAAGATAGTCTTTATATTCAAAAAATAGATAGGTAAAAACATGTTAGAAAAAGATATAAAAAAAGTATTGGTTTCACATGATGAAATTGTAGAAGCAGCAAAGAAATTGGGTGAAACCCTAACAAAAGAGTACCAAGGGAAAAATCCAATTTTTGTTGGAATTTTGAAAGGCTCTGTTCCATTTATGGCAGAGTTGATCAACCACGTGGATACACATATTGAATTGGATTTTATGCTGGTTTCAAGTTATCATGGTGGTACGGCAAGCTCAGGTATTATTAATATTATCAAGGATATCGACCAAGATATTACTGGTAGAGATATTTTATTTGTAGAAGATATTATCGATACAGGTAAAACCCTCAAGAGTCTAAAAGAACTCTTTGAAGAACGAAATGCAGCATCTGTGAAGATTGCTACCTTACTGGATAAACCTGAAGGACGTTTGGTTGAGATTGAAGCAGATTACACCTGCTTTACGATTCCAAATGAGTTTGTTGTAGGATATGGTTTAGACTATGATGAAAATTATCGTAACCTACCCTATGTTGGTGTATTAAAAGAGGAAGTGTACTCAAAATAGAGGAGACTAGATGAATAACAGAAAAAATAACGGTTTTGTCCGAAATCCATTTCTGTATTTGTTGATTATTGTAGCGGCTGTGACAGGATTCCAGTACTTTTTTGCGGGTAATGGGGTTGGTCAAAGTCAGCAAATCAACTACACAGAATTGGTCAAAGAAATTAAAAATGATAATGTAAAAACGATCAGTTACCAACCAAATGGTAGTGTGATTGAAATTGCAGGTACCTATAATAAAGCAAAAGAATCAAAAGAAGATACAGGAATTCAATTTTTTACCCCAAGTGTTCAAAAAGTATCTCGCTTTACTAGTGTCATCCTTCCATCTGATATCACTGTCAATGAATTACAAAAATTAGCAGCTGACCACAAAGCAGAAATCACCATTAAGCGTGAGAGCTCAAGTGGCATGTGGATAACAATTCTCACTTCAATTGTTCCATTTGTTATTGTCATGTTCTTCTTCTTCTCAATGATGAACCAAGGCGGTGGCGGAGGTGCCAGAGGTGCCATGAACTTTGGTCGTAATAAAGCCCGCGCTGCTAATAAAGAAGATATTAAAGTTCGTTTTTCAGATGTAGCAGGAGCTGAAGAAGAAAAACAAGAACTTGTTGAAGTTGTTGAATTTTTAAAAGATCCAAAACGCTTTACTAAATTGGGTGCAAGAATCCCAGCAGGTGTGCTTCTTGAAGGCCCTCCCGGAACTGGTAAAACCCTTTTAGCAAAAGCAGTAGCTGGTGAAGCTGGAGTGCCATTCTTCAGTATCTCTGGTTCTGACTTCGTTGAAATGTTTGTCGGAGTCGGTGCTAGCCGGGTTCGTTCACTTTTTGAAGATGCTAAAAAAGCAGCACCAGCCATTATCTTTATCGATGAAATTGATGCTGTTGGGCGCCAGCGTGGTGTAGGTCTTGGTGGTGGAAATGATGAACGTGAACAAACCCTTAACCAGCTCTTGATTGAGATGGATGGTTTTGAAGGCAACGAAGGAATCATTGTTATCGCAGCAACTAACCGTTCTGATGTCCTTGACCCTGCCCTTCTTCGTCCTGGCCGTTTTGACCGTAAAGTATTGGTTGGACGTCCAGATGTGAAAGGTCGTGAGGCAATTCTTCGTGTTCATGCTAAGAATAAGCCACTTGCTCAAGATGTGGACTTGAAATTAGTTGCTCAACAAACACCAGGATTTGTCGGTGCTGATCTCGAAAATGTTTTGAACGAAGCAGCCTTGGTTGCAGCTCGTCGAAATAAAAAAGTAATTGATGCTGCTGATATCGATGAAGCAGAAGATCGTGTTATTGCAGGTCCATCTAAGAAAGATCGGACGATTTCACAAAAAGAACGTGAAATGGTTGCTTATCACGAAGCTGGTCATACAATCGTTGGTTTGGTCTTATCAAATGCTCGTGTAGTTCATAAAGTTACGATTGTTCCACGTGGTCGTGCAGGCGGTTACATGATTGCCCTTCCTAAAGAAGATCAAATGTTACTTTCTAAAGAAGATATGAAAGAACAATTAGCTGGGCTCATGGGAGGACGTGTTGCCGAAGAAATTATTTTCAATTCGCAAACAACGGGTGCTTCAAATGACTTTGAACAAGCTACCCAAATGGCGCGTGCAATGGTGACAGAATATGGTATGAGTGAAAAACTTGGACCGGTCCAATATGAAGGAAATCATGCAATGTTTGGTGCTCAAAGCCCACAAAAAATGATTTCAGAACGAACAGCTTACGAAATTGATGAAGAAGTTCGTAGTCTGTTGAATGAAGCCCGTAATAAAGCGGCAGAAATTATTCAAGGAAATAGAGAAACGCATAAACTAATTGCGGAAGCTCTATTAAAATATGAAACCTTGGATAGTGTTCAAATTAAATCATTATATGAAACAGGAAAAATGCCTGAAAATTCAGAGCATGAATTAGAAGAAGAAGCAAAACCTCTATCATATGATGAGATTAAGTCAAAATTAGAAGAAAATAACTAATTCAAAAGAAGGAAAATATTTCCTTCTTTTTTTATTAAAAAAGTGTTGACAGAGTAAAAATATTCTGTATAATAGAATATGTTGTAAAAATGGTCCGTTGGTCAAGGGGTTAAGACACCGCCTTTTCACGGCGGTAACACGGGTTCGAATCCCGTACGGACTATCGATGAACTGTCACCAAGTGGCAGTTTTTTTTGTGTATTTGGAAAAAATAGTTAAAAATAATAACCAAATAGTTAAAAAAACGAGCAGAATAGAAAAAAAGTCCAATGGGCTTCTTTATTTTTATAAAATACAGATAAAAATAAAGGAGAACTTATGGAATTTAATAAAATGTATCAAAAAGTAAAATATATTGTAAGAAAATGTGAAAAAGAATATTATATTCAATTATGGGAAAAAGATGATTGGGAACAAGAAGGACAGCTAACACTCTTTGAACTTTATCAAAAAAATCCTGAAATTGAAACAAATGAAGAATTACTTTATACATATTTCAAAACAAAATTTAGAAATCATATTAAAGATAAAATAAGACAACAGGAAAGTGATAAGAGAAAAATTAATAGACTTCCATATATTGAAATTGGAGAAATTAGTCACAGAATTTCATCAAGAAAAATATATTTAGATGAGCTGGTTGTTCTGAGAGATGCATTAAAACGTTTTAAAGAAAAATTAACCGTAAAAGAAAAAGAACAATATGAAGCATTACTAGCAAACAGAAGATGTCTAGGAAAAACAAAAATGAAAAAGAAATTAGAGAACTATCTAAAGGATTTTAAAAATTCAATTTAAAAACTGAAAGTTGCCAGTGAATAAATGAACTTTCAAAAAAATAAATTTTTTTGGAAAAAAGTATTGACAGTAAGGGTAGGTCATGATATACTAATATAGTTGTCGCGCGAGAGCGACAAAGACCTTTGAAAACTGAACAAGACGAACCAATGTGCAGGGCGCTATAACTAAGGTTATAGTAACTGAACAATAAAAAAACAATAAATCTGTCAGTGACAGAATGAGTTTAAGACAAACAATTATTTTAATGAGAGTTTGATCCTGGCTCAGGATGAACGCTGGCGGCGTGCCTAATACATGCAAGTAGAACGCTGAAGCTTGGTGCTTGCACCGAGCGGATGAGTTGCGAACGGGTGAGTAACGCGTAGGTAACCTGCCTCTTAGCGGGGGATAACTATTGGAAACGATAGCTAATACCGCATAAAAGTCGACATCGCATGATGTTGACTTGAAAGGTGCAATTGCATCACTAAGAGATGGACCTGCGTTGTATTAGCTAGTTGGTGAGGTAACGGCTCACCAAGGCGACGATACATAGCCGACCTGAGAGGGTGATCGGCCACACTGGGACTGAGACACGGCCCAGACTCCTACGGGAGGCAGCAGTAGGGAATCTTCGGCAATGGGGGCAACCCTGACCGAGCAACGCCGCGTGAGTGAAGAAGGTTTTCGGATCGTAAAGCTCTGTTGTAAGAGAAGAACGAGTGTGAGAGTGGAAAGTTCACACTGTGACGGTAACTTACCAGAAAGGGACGGCTAACTACGTGCCAGCAGCCGCGGTAATACGTAGGTCCCGAGCGTTATCCGGATTTATTGGGC encodes the following:
- a CDS encoding sigma-70 family RNA polymerase sigma factor; its protein translation is MEFNKMYQKVKYIVRKCEKEYYIQLWEKDDWEQEGQLTLFELYQKNPEIETNEELLYTYFKTKFRNHIKDKIRQQESDKRKINRLPYIEIGEISHRISSRKIYLDELVVLRDALKRFKEKLTVKEKEQYEALLANRRCLGKTKMKKKLENYLKDFKNSI
- the hpt gene encoding hypoxanthine phosphoribosyltransferase, whose translation is MLEKDIKKVLVSHDEIVEAAKKLGETLTKEYQGKNPIFVGILKGSVPFMAELINHVDTHIELDFMLVSSYHGGTASSGIINIIKDIDQDITGRDILFVEDIIDTGKTLKSLKELFEERNAASVKIATLLDKPEGRLVEIEADYTCFTIPNEFVVGYGLDYDENYRNLPYVGVLKEEVYSK
- a CDS encoding SP_0009 family protein; the encoded protein is MENILQTVKQFLEFSDEKLEELKKKNQMIKLQKDEKERNTGV
- the ftsH gene encoding ATP-dependent zinc metalloprotease FtsH — encoded protein: MNNRKNNGFVRNPFLYLLIIVAAVTGFQYFFAGNGVGQSQQINYTELVKEIKNDNVKTISYQPNGSVIEIAGTYNKAKESKEDTGIQFFTPSVQKVSRFTSVILPSDITVNELQKLAADHKAEITIKRESSSGMWITILTSIVPFVIVMFFFFSMMNQGGGGGARGAMNFGRNKARAANKEDIKVRFSDVAGAEEEKQELVEVVEFLKDPKRFTKLGARIPAGVLLEGPPGTGKTLLAKAVAGEAGVPFFSISGSDFVEMFVGVGASRVRSLFEDAKKAAPAIIFIDEIDAVGRQRGVGLGGGNDEREQTLNQLLIEMDGFEGNEGIIVIAATNRSDVLDPALLRPGRFDRKVLVGRPDVKGREAILRVHAKNKPLAQDVDLKLVAQQTPGFVGADLENVLNEAALVAARRNKKVIDAADIDEAEDRVIAGPSKKDRTISQKEREMVAYHEAGHTIVGLVLSNARVVHKVTIVPRGRAGGYMIALPKEDQMLLSKEDMKEQLAGLMGGRVAEEIIFNSQTTGASNDFEQATQMARAMVTEYGMSEKLGPVQYEGNHAMFGAQSPQKMISERTAYEIDEEVRSLLNEARNKAAEIIQGNRETHKLIAEALLKYETLDSVQIKSLYETGKMPENSEHELEEEAKPLSYDEIKSKLEENN
- a CDS encoding serine hydrolase yields the protein MSKRFLLLLLVPILFIGSQAASIEQSEFSQTMAHPSELYFSSIPANPNVYRKISVFSDPQLKKAKGEILPNTPFTIEQLFVNDEGKAVFKIADKGYVLADSSVIFSDVVQETQEKKQEMWLKPGFKVYDRPLINGAKEKSTPLSPYTKVTVLRTAKTLRDEFVEIEGQGWVNKAFVTEKDNRMEKVQDLLNSKYNSPSYGIYVKQLETGNTAGINPQKEMYSASVTKLPYLYYVQEQLNKKAISPTTTYKYIPEVNDFKGGYEPEGSGSLSKTPDGKEYSVQELVDKIAKESDNVGHNILNYYVTHQSDQDFQKTLDRIAKKHWDVEKREASAEMAGNVMEAVYQQNGSIIDALSSTKYDDQRIARDLPVKVAHKIGDAYDFRHDVAIVYTNSPYVIAIFTDHSNYDTISNISKDIYEVLK
- a CDS encoding RNA-binding S4 domain-containing protein, yielding MRLDKYLKVSRIIKRRPVAKEVADKGRIKVNGVLAKSSTDLKVNDQIEVRFGNKVLTVKVLEMLDSTKKEDASKMYEIISETRIEEDA
- a CDS encoding FtsB family cell division protein, which encodes MPKNIVQMNNKYIKDESQRKRFLEEERKKRNRFLGLVLILVMLLFILPTYNLAQSYQSLQDKKEQYKQLEKEYKETSEQKEYQQDIAKKLKDDDYATKYARAKYSFSKDGEYVYTIPDLLPQ
- the tilS gene encoding tRNA lysidine(34) synthetase TilS, translated to MEKRFLEFCEKQYLFTPHRRVLVALSGGLDSMNLYELLYKNKERLKIHLVLAHVNHGQRPESDLEESELRTLADRRETRIHVAHYSGDFTEAKARTFRYDFFKQIMEKEDCTALVTGHHANDQAETTFMRLIRGTKLRHLSGIPVRQPFGKGELIRPLLTFTKDELMKIPHFEDSSNDSQDYFRNRVRHQYLPEFEKENPQMQASLRYLAEEVNRWHQALKELTSKLSIQDLASFRKYSHSVQSFLLEEYLAQFPDLQLGRAQFQELLDLLRKKRNCIHYLKSNYELHQEYDFFEIRKISQKSDDQPLPFLLEFGNIFDIANYKLSFGQPLVGENVEILSVSRETPILIRGRKEGDHLLVNGHHQKLRRWFINHKIPISLRQKALIIEQNHNILSVVGLVTSDLSKPSKSGIMKDSLYIQKIDR